The proteins below are encoded in one region of Synchiropus splendidus isolate RoL2022-P1 chromosome 13, RoL_Sspl_1.0, whole genome shotgun sequence:
- the LOC128769301 gene encoding calcium-binding mitochondrial carrier protein SCaMC-1-like isoform X1, whose product MYQAVRTLLLSNARCWDADSERTYQDLFEKLDTNKDGKVDVAELRAGLKAMGIFRQGAAQKIVMSGDQNKDGTLDFQEFTKYLKEHEKKLRLTFKSLDRNNDGRIDASEIQQSLGELGMSISKEDALKILQSMDIDGTMMVDWNEWREHFLLYPGHNLEEIIRFWKHSSVLDIGDSLTIPDEFTEEEKSSGRWWKQLAAGAAAGAVSRTGTAPLDRMKVLMQVHSSKTNKISLAGGFKQMITEGGLASLWRGNGINVLKIAPETAIKFMAYEQYKKLLSSEGQTIATHKRFMAGSLAGATAQTAIYPMEVLKTRLTLRKTGQYSGMFDCAKTILKKEGVKAFYKGYIPNLLGIIPYAGIDLAVYESLKNTWLSYHPNDSANPGVLVLLGCGTISSTCGQLASYPLALIRTRMQAQASLDPSDQPSMSSLLRKIIAKEGFFGLYRGILPNFMKVIPAVSISYVVYEYMKTNLGISK is encoded by the exons ATGTATCAGGCGGTACGGACGTTGTTACTCTCGAATGCTCGCTGCTGGGATGCCGACAGTGAGAGAACGTACCAGGATCTATTCGAGAAGCTCGATACCAACAAGGATGGGAAGGTGGATGTGGCGGAGTTACGCGCCGGACTCAAGGCGATGGGTATTTTCCGCCAGGGTGCAGCTCAG AAAATTGTCATGTCCGGCGACCAAAACAAGGACGGCACGCTCGACTTCCAGGAGTTCACCAAATACCTGAAGGAGCACGAGAAGAAGCTGCGACTGACGTTCAAGAGTCTGGACAGGAACAACGATG GGCGTATTGACGCTTCAGAGATCCAGCAGTCTCTTGGAGAGCTGGGCATGAGCATCAGCAAGGAGGATGCCCTGAAGATCCTCCAGAG CATGGACATTGACGGCACCATGATGGTCGACTGGAACGAGTGGAGAGAGCACTTCCTTCTGTATCCGGGCCACAACTTGGAGGAGATCATTCGCTTCTGGAAGCATTCATCG GTCCTGGATATCGGCGACAGTCTCACCATCCCAGATGAATTCACTGAGGAAGAGAAAAGCTCTGGAAGGTGGTGGAAGCAGCTGGCGGCCGGCGCGGCCGCGGGCGCCGTCTCTCGAACTGGGACGGCCCCTTTGGACCGGATGAAAGTCCTCATGCAG GTTCACTCCAGTAAGACCAACAAAATCAGCCTGGCCGGTGGATTCAAGCAGATGATCACAGAAGGGGGGTTGGCCTCCTTGTGGAGGGGCAACGGAATCAATGTGCTGAAGATCGCACCGGAGACGGCCATCAAGTTCATGGCTTATGAGCAA TACAAGAAGCTGTTGTCATCAGAGGGCCAAACGATCGCGACGCACAAGAGGTTCATGGCTGGATCTCTGGCAGGAGCCACTGCACAGACGGCCATCTACCCCATGGAG GTTCTGAAGACCCGTCTGACGCTGAGGAAAACCGGCCAGTACTCGGGAATGTTCGATTGTGCAAAGACAATCCTGAAGAAGGAGGGAGTCAAAGCCTTCTACAAGGGCTATATTCCAAACTTACTGGGCATCATTCCGTACGCCGGGATAGACCTGGCTGTATATGAG AGTCTGAAGAACACGTGGCTGTCGTACCACCCGAATGACTCGGCCAACCCCGGGGTTCTGGTGCTGCTAGGCTGCGGGACCATCTCCAGCACCTGTGGGCAACTGGCCAGCTATCCTCTCGCACTAATTCGCACACGGATGCAGGCGCAAG CGTCCCTGGACCCATCCGACCAGCCCTCCATGAGCTCCCTGCTGAGGAAGATCATCGCCAAGGAGGGCTTTTTTGGACTCTACAGAGGCATCCTGCCGAATTTCATGAAAGTCATTCCAGCTGTCAGCATTAGCTACGTTGTTTACGAGTACATGAAGACCAACCTGGGGATCTCAAAATGA
- the LOC128769301 gene encoding calcium-binding mitochondrial carrier protein SCaMC-1-like isoform X2: protein MSGDQNKDGTLDFQEFTKYLKEHEKKLRLTFKSLDRNNDGRIDASEIQQSLGELGMSISKEDALKILQSMDIDGTMMVDWNEWREHFLLYPGHNLEEIIRFWKHSSVLDIGDSLTIPDEFTEEEKSSGRWWKQLAAGAAAGAVSRTGTAPLDRMKVLMQVHSSKTNKISLAGGFKQMITEGGLASLWRGNGINVLKIAPETAIKFMAYEQYKKLLSSEGQTIATHKRFMAGSLAGATAQTAIYPMEVLKTRLTLRKTGQYSGMFDCAKTILKKEGVKAFYKGYIPNLLGIIPYAGIDLAVYESLKNTWLSYHPNDSANPGVLVLLGCGTISSTCGQLASYPLALIRTRMQAQASLDPSDQPSMSSLLRKIIAKEGFFGLYRGILPNFMKVIPAVSISYVVYEYMKTNLGISK, encoded by the exons ATGTCCGGCGACCAAAACAAGGACGGCACGCTCGACTTCCAGGAGTTCACCAAATACCTGAAGGAGCACGAGAAGAAGCTGCGACTGACGTTCAAGAGTCTGGACAGGAACAACGATG GGCGTATTGACGCTTCAGAGATCCAGCAGTCTCTTGGAGAGCTGGGCATGAGCATCAGCAAGGAGGATGCCCTGAAGATCCTCCAGAG CATGGACATTGACGGCACCATGATGGTCGACTGGAACGAGTGGAGAGAGCACTTCCTTCTGTATCCGGGCCACAACTTGGAGGAGATCATTCGCTTCTGGAAGCATTCATCG GTCCTGGATATCGGCGACAGTCTCACCATCCCAGATGAATTCACTGAGGAAGAGAAAAGCTCTGGAAGGTGGTGGAAGCAGCTGGCGGCCGGCGCGGCCGCGGGCGCCGTCTCTCGAACTGGGACGGCCCCTTTGGACCGGATGAAAGTCCTCATGCAG GTTCACTCCAGTAAGACCAACAAAATCAGCCTGGCCGGTGGATTCAAGCAGATGATCACAGAAGGGGGGTTGGCCTCCTTGTGGAGGGGCAACGGAATCAATGTGCTGAAGATCGCACCGGAGACGGCCATCAAGTTCATGGCTTATGAGCAA TACAAGAAGCTGTTGTCATCAGAGGGCCAAACGATCGCGACGCACAAGAGGTTCATGGCTGGATCTCTGGCAGGAGCCACTGCACAGACGGCCATCTACCCCATGGAG GTTCTGAAGACCCGTCTGACGCTGAGGAAAACCGGCCAGTACTCGGGAATGTTCGATTGTGCAAAGACAATCCTGAAGAAGGAGGGAGTCAAAGCCTTCTACAAGGGCTATATTCCAAACTTACTGGGCATCATTCCGTACGCCGGGATAGACCTGGCTGTATATGAG AGTCTGAAGAACACGTGGCTGTCGTACCACCCGAATGACTCGGCCAACCCCGGGGTTCTGGTGCTGCTAGGCTGCGGGACCATCTCCAGCACCTGTGGGCAACTGGCCAGCTATCCTCTCGCACTAATTCGCACACGGATGCAGGCGCAAG CGTCCCTGGACCCATCCGACCAGCCCTCCATGAGCTCCCTGCTGAGGAAGATCATCGCCAAGGAGGGCTTTTTTGGACTCTACAGAGGCATCCTGCCGAATTTCATGAAAGTCATTCCAGCTGTCAGCATTAGCTACGTTGTTTACGAGTACATGAAGACCAACCTGGGGATCTCAAAATGA
- the prkab2 gene encoding 5'-AMP-activated protein kinase subunit beta-2, translating into MGNTGDRMAAERHGAKAHRSDSGGSHKDQEHGAKMVDSTDDPNIFNTHGPESKVSEEKEFTPDLDDLVKTGPQARPTVIRWAGGGKEVYIAGSFNNWSTKIPLNKSHNDFVAILDLPEGEHQYKFFVDGQWVHDPSEPVVTSQLGTINNLIQVKKSDFEVFDALQLDSLECSDTSDLSSSPPGPYGQEQYSFRPEEHFKAPPMLPPHLLQVILNKDTNVSCDPALLPEPNHVMLNHLYALSIKDGVMVLSATHRYKKKYVTSLLYKPI; encoded by the exons ATGGGCAACACTGGCGACCGCATGGCTGCAGAGCGCCATGGCGCCAAGGCTCATCGCTCGGACAGTGGCGGCAGTCACAAAGACCAGGAGCACGGTGCTAAAATGGTGGACAGCACAGACGACCCCAACATCTTCAACACCCAcggcccagagtcaaag GTGTCAGAAGAGAAGGAGTTCACCCCGGATCTGGACGACCTGGTGAAGACTGGACCTCAAGCTCGACCCACTGTCATCCGCTGGGCCGGTGGAGGGAAGGAGGTCTACATCGCTGGCTCCTTCAACAACTGGAGCACCAAGATTCCTCTCAATAAAAG CCATAATGACTTTGTTGCGATTTTGGACCTGCCTGAGGGAGAGCACCAGTACAAGTTCTTTGTCGACGGACAGTGGGTCCATGACCCctcagag CCTGTTGTCACCAGTCAGCTCGGCACCATCAACAACCTGATCCAGGTGAAGAAGTCTGACTTTGAGGTGTTCGACGCCCTGCAGCTCGACTCTCTGGAATGTTCCGACACGTCAG ATCTGTCCAGCTCCCCACCGGGTCCATACGGGCAGGAGCAGTACTCCTTCAGGCCCGAGGAGCATTTCAAAGCTCCTCCCAtgcttcctcctcacctcctgcaAGTCATCCTGAACAAGGACACCAATGTATCG TGTGACCCGGCTCTGTTGCCTGAACCCAACCACGTGATGCTGAACCACCTGTACGCGCTTTCAATCAAG GACGGCGTGATGGTGTTGAGCGCCACGCACCGCTACAAGAAGAAATACGTGACTTCTCTGCTCTACAAGCCGATCTAA